One genomic window of bacterium includes the following:
- a CDS encoding MASE1 domain-containing protein yields the protein MRIRTHPLVYLICVGIVYFIAAKIGLSLALPKTVVSPVWPPAGVALGAILLFGFRICPAIAAGAFFANYTAGLPFNIAFSIACGNTLEAILGGYFILAFVDSKTSLNRPQSIFYFVLACMLSTIVGATIGSTSIYFKGFHYNIHYGYLWLTWWLGDLIGAVILAPLIFAWGQRSYWRWDRARFLEFLLVLTVLVAAAHVVFRGWFDLISQRTYLAIPFVVWASFRFGRRGASSACFLLSAVAIWYTKNGYGPFVSEDLNESLLSMQVFMGVITVMGLALGAAVTQSRLSVSLQSALYPISEITTSVKEMKDFYAAVHGVVGELMYAKNFYISLYDRDTQMFHVPYFVDEFETLSPVPAKLDNGLTAYVLRTGRPLLATPEVFKQLLEQNAIEDIGVPSVDWLGVPLKTGERCIGVIAVQSYTEEIRFGEREKDILVFVSQHAAAAIERKRSEETLRASEEQYRSFFEEDLTADYICNPDGQLVACNPAFARIFGFASVKEAVASNVSELYPDTQNHKKKQNLLHRFTSSFAPAALRRSMISN from the coding sequence ATGAGAATCAGGACGCATCCACTTGTTTATCTGATCTGCGTTGGAATTGTCTATTTCATTGCTGCCAAAATTGGACTTTCCCTTGCGTTGCCCAAAACGGTAGTTTCTCCCGTTTGGCCTCCGGCTGGAGTTGCTCTCGGAGCCATCTTATTGTTTGGTTTTAGAATATGCCCGGCCATTGCGGCCGGCGCATTCTTCGCAAATTACACTGCTGGATTACCATTCAACATTGCATTCAGCATCGCATGTGGAAATACTCTAGAAGCAATCCTCGGTGGCTATTTCATCCTTGCATTCGTAGATTCGAAAACGTCGTTGAATCGTCCTCAATCGATTTTCTATTTTGTGTTGGCTTGCATGCTGAGCACAATTGTCGGCGCAACAATAGGATCCACCTCCATCTATTTCAAAGGGTTTCATTACAACATTCACTACGGATATCTTTGGTTGACATGGTGGCTGGGTGATCTTATCGGTGCTGTCATTCTGGCTCCCTTGATATTTGCCTGGGGCCAAAGATCCTATTGGCGCTGGGACCGGGCGCGTTTTTTGGAATTTTTGTTAGTGCTTACAGTCCTGGTTGCGGCCGCACACGTCGTCTTTCGAGGTTGGTTTGATCTGATATCTCAGCGCACCTATTTGGCGATTCCCTTTGTCGTTTGGGCAAGCTTCCGATTTGGAAGACGAGGAGCTTCGTCGGCATGCTTTTTACTTTCAGCGGTTGCAATCTGGTATACAAAGAATGGTTACGGACCATTCGTCAGCGAAGATCTAAATGAGTCGCTTCTTTCCATGCAAGTTTTCATGGGAGTGATCACCGTGATGGGCCTGGCTCTCGGTGCCGCCGTGACCCAGAGCAGATTGTCAGTATCGCTTCAGTCGGCACTCTATCCCATTTCAGAGATTACGACCTCAGTTAAGGAGATGAAGGATTTCTATGCCGCCGTACATGGTGTTGTGGGGGAACTCATGTACGCAAAGAATTTCTACATTTCACTGTACGATCGCGACACTCAGATGTTTCACGTTCCTTATTTTGTCGATGAATTCGAAACTCTGTCACCCGTTCCCGCAAAACTGGATAATGGATTGACCGCGTATGTTTTGCGCACGGGCCGACCTCTCCTAGCCACTCCGGAAGTATTTAAGCAGTTACTGGAGCAAAATGCGATCGAGGACATAGGAGTTCCCTCCGTAGATTGGCTGGGAGTTCCTCTAAAAACGGGAGAACGGTGCATTGGAGTAATCGCTGTCCAGAGTTATACGGAAGAGATTCGGTTTGGAGAAAGGGAAAAGGATATTCTTGTTTTTGTTTCGCAGCATGCCGCAGCAGCGATTGAACGGAAAAGATCCGAAGAGACTCTTCGCGCGAGCGAAGAACAATATCGTTCCTTTTTTGAAGAGGACCTCACCGCCGATTACATTTGCAATCCTGACGGGCAGCTTGTGGCATGCAATCCTGCTTTCGCTCGAATCTTTGGCTTCGCTTCAGTAAAAGAAGCGGTCGCAAGTAATGTATCCGAGCTTTATCCGGACACGCAGAATCACAAGAAAAAACAAAATCTTCTTCATCGCTTTACCTCCTCCTTTGCGCCTGCGGCTTTGAGAAGATCGATGATATCGAACTGA
- a CDS encoding ankyrin repeat domain-containing protein: MTKYFSIVVSLFLFGVSIYSFASERTPGDQFAIAIESGDLEKIKALVEGGAKADTLIEYGEHKITPLMKACWDGEMEIATYLMDQGADVNAADESGTTPLFNAVARNRPEFVQLLIDRDAKVNVKDSRQFTPLTNAAAAGAEEISRILVKAGADILVETYGLTPLMFAVASRKIPMVKLLVELGAPVDQVSSLSGQTALFSAIYSGSAEMVQALIDLKANVNFRTKDGDTPVKAAQKGDQFDIIDLLKAAGAKEEVKR; this comes from the coding sequence ATGACGAAATACTTTTCGATTGTAGTTTCGCTGTTTCTTTTTGGTGTTTCCATCTATTCATTCGCGTCGGAAAGAACTCCAGGAGATCAGTTTGCGATTGCCATTGAATCGGGAGATCTGGAAAAGATCAAAGCTCTGGTTGAAGGCGGCGCGAAAGCGGACACGCTGATTGAATATGGCGAACACAAAATCACGCCTCTGATGAAAGCGTGCTGGGACGGAGAAATGGAAATCGCAACTTACCTGATGGATCAAGGAGCTGATGTGAATGCTGCGGATGAATCGGGAACAACCCCGCTATTCAATGCGGTCGCAAGAAATCGACCCGAGTTTGTGCAACTGTTGATCGATCGCGACGCAAAAGTGAACGTGAAAGATAGTCGCCAATTCACTCCTTTAACGAACGCTGCGGCGGCCGGCGCGGAAGAAATTTCGCGGATCCTGGTGAAAGCGGGCGCGGACATACTCGTGGAAACTTACGGTTTGACTCCGTTGATGTTTGCCGTCGCGTCGCGAAAGATTCCTATGGTGAAACTTCTTGTGGAGTTGGGCGCGCCTGTGGATCAGGTATCCAGCCTATCGGGACAAACCGCTCTCTTTTCGGCGATTTACTCGGGAAGTGCGGAAATGGTTCAAGCATTGATAGACTTGAAGGCGAATGTGAATTTCCGCACAAAGGATGGCGACACACCTGTCAAAGCGGCACAAAAAGGGGATCAGTTCGATATCATCGATCTTCTCAAAGCCGCAGGCGCAAAGGAGGAGGTAAAGCGATGA
- a CDS encoding type II toxin-antitoxin system VapC family toxin — translation MRVALDTNSYVNLCKGIEITAQIVANAESVFLPFVVVAELRAGFAVGRKGAENERVLRRFLMKPGVHLLFADDQTTHHYASVFRQLRLQGTPIPTNDIWISALTLQHNLALHSRDRHFDYLLQLARI, via the coding sequence GTGAGAGTCGCTCTTGACACAAACTCATATGTGAACCTTTGCAAGGGGATCGAGATTACCGCTCAAATTGTGGCAAATGCAGAGTCTGTGTTCTTGCCATTCGTGGTTGTAGCTGAACTGCGTGCAGGATTTGCGGTCGGTAGAAAGGGCGCGGAAAACGAACGAGTTTTGAGGCGATTTCTCATGAAACCGGGTGTACATCTGCTCTTTGCGGATGATCAAACCACGCATCATTACGCGTCGGTTTTTCGTCAATTGCGGCTGCAGGGAACGCCGATACCGACCAACGACATCTGGATCTCCGCGCTGACGCTGCAACACAATCTTGCCCTACACTCGCGTGATAGACATTTCGATTATCTTCTTCAACTAGCCCGAATTTAA
- the purU gene encoding formyltetrahydrofolate deformylase has translation MRPATIILLLDCPDQKGLVARITSFFYQRGFNILHCQQYTDTRENHFFMRMKLDMNDLATSRETLEREFGDFAVPLNIRWHIYYSDVLQRMAILVTKASHCLFDLLIRCKEGEIQCEIPMIISNHPDLRYIAEDFQIPYHWLPVTNDTRMQQESQMRRLLGQHGINLVVLARYMQVLSQGFVEDYSGRIINIHHAFLPAFQGGSPYSQAYERGVKMIGATAHYATIDLDEGPIIEQDVERVSHEDSIEEMVRIGKDIERVVLSRAVKAHLEHRTILSGRRVVVFSTGI, from the coding sequence ATGAGGCCTGCTACGATCATTTTGCTGCTGGATTGTCCCGATCAAAAGGGGCTTGTTGCGCGCATCACTTCATTCTTCTATCAACGTGGTTTCAACATCCTGCATTGCCAGCAGTACACGGACACGCGCGAGAATCATTTTTTTATGCGAATGAAGCTGGATATGAACGACCTCGCCACAAGTCGCGAAACTCTCGAACGGGAATTCGGCGATTTTGCGGTCCCCCTGAATATCCGCTGGCATATTTATTATTCCGATGTATTGCAAAGGATGGCGATTCTTGTGACCAAAGCTTCGCATTGTTTGTTTGATCTGTTGATCCGGTGCAAAGAAGGCGAAATTCAGTGCGAAATTCCCATGATTATCAGCAATCATCCCGATCTGCGCTATATTGCTGAGGATTTTCAGATTCCCTATCACTGGTTGCCGGTTACAAACGATACGAGAATGCAACAGGAATCGCAGATGAGGCGATTGCTCGGACAGCATGGAATCAATCTTGTTGTTCTAGCGCGATATATGCAGGTGCTCTCACAAGGCTTTGTAGAGGATTATTCGGGACGCATCATCAACATTCATCACGCTTTCCTTCCGGCGTTTCAAGGTGGGTCTCCCTACTCGCAGGCGTATGAACGCGGAGTGAAGATGATTGGAGCAACGGCGCACTATGCAACCATCGATCTGGATGAAGGTCCGATCATTGAACAGGATGTGGAACGCGTGAGCCACGAAGATTCGATTGAGGAGATGGTGCGAATCGGCAAAGATATCGAGCGAGTCGTTTTGTCCCGCGCCGTCAAAGCTCACTTGGAGCATAGAACCATCCTGTCCGGACGCCGCGTCGTCGTTTTTTCCACAGGAATCTGA
- a CDS encoding IclR family transcriptional regulator, producing MKYSKPYQGTQAVLRALSLLRTFSDKKPVWTLSEFSNELKLNKTTVFRLLTALESEGLIRRSVNSESYTLGPEMVILGARAMRSYSLREICKEELKNLAESSRETATLEILTGKDVLILDEARGAHLIGTVQSVGTRWPAFATSTGKSILAHLPPEQVTAILKGSLPQYTPKTITDPDRLRKEFVEIKRRGYAVADEALELGFRAVGSPLFQHDGDVIAAISVGGPAARLTLERLPEFGKLVSRIAQQISSRLGSKNFQMTNSK from the coding sequence ATGAAATACTCCAAACCTTACCAGGGAACCCAGGCCGTGTTGCGTGCACTCTCTCTTTTGAGAACCTTTAGCGATAAAAAGCCGGTATGGACCCTTTCTGAATTTTCAAACGAACTGAAGCTGAACAAAACCACGGTGTTTCGTTTACTCACTGCGCTGGAAAGCGAAGGCTTGATCCGGCGCAGCGTAAACTCTGAAAGTTATACGCTTGGTCCGGAAATGGTGATTCTGGGCGCGCGGGCGATGCGTTCCTATTCCTTGCGGGAAATCTGCAAAGAAGAACTGAAAAATCTTGCTGAATCATCCCGCGAAACGGCGACACTCGAAATTCTTACAGGAAAAGATGTTTTAATACTGGATGAAGCTCGTGGTGCGCATCTGATCGGCACTGTGCAATCGGTCGGCACCCGCTGGCCCGCTTTTGCGACTTCCACCGGAAAATCGATTCTTGCTCATTTGCCGCCCGAACAGGTGACCGCAATACTGAAGGGTTCCCTGCCGCAGTATACGCCAAAAACGATTACCGACCCGGACAGATTGCGAAAAGAATTCGTCGAAATCAAACGTCGCGGCTATGCTGTTGCCGATGAGGCGTTGGAGCTTGGATTCCGTGCTGTTGGTTCTCCGCTTTTTCAGCACGATGGCGATGTGATTGCAGCCATCAGTGTAGGCGGACCAGCCGCGCGACTCACGCTCGAACGGCTTCCCGAATTTGGAAAACTCGTCAGCCGCATCGCGCAGCAGATTTCCAGTCGCCTTGGCTCAAAGAATTTTCAAATGACAAATTCCAAATAA